One part of the Mesomycoplasma conjunctivae genome encodes these proteins:
- a CDS encoding MSC_0624 family F1-like ATPase-associated membrane protein → MTTNQSLLVNIRNYFLKHNKLIRFVIMLFVFVITLAVLFDNSRSFFNFDKNVFVSNINTIVNPIGNLVKENISVRIARSVVFLFFAFTYLYKSYKLFGLPKKGKIYLILNSIFIVFALANIILFFLFLTTNWIIIFAFSLQIFILIIINYLQWWIENKKHESINYEFRRFLLLKNISYLTMLLFFLFFAIIFAVLVFNYSNVTHGNPITTWLETFIIEAGSLKNSIILIFILTSILIIIGVWFAPQIYFYKRTIQHIYLNKQTFSLLLVPIFAVLIYLIYIAIQTQLKFEVFLIFDKIISGNLIPLISAIIVYTLLLTVFLLTNFSKKIKRFFAKTQISLFLLFITLGFIVGFATTFKNPDSKQVIWIWVISIFYFLVSYIVFAFYRLEVKTYGKYLINLMVALFLIFTIMQSINLDLYVSSITKLSEQNNIRSSLVSNVYLENSSSYFVTLSVISLIISLTKLTFDISKISLVFKGKSSKTK, encoded by the coding sequence ATGACAACAAACCAAAGCTTACTTGTAAATATTAGAAATTATTTTTTAAAACACAACAAATTAATTCGATTTGTTATAATGTTGTTTGTTTTTGTAATAACGTTAGCTGTTTTATTTGATAATTCAAGATCATTTTTTAATTTTGATAAAAATGTCTTTGTTTCTAATATAAATACAATTGTTAATCCAATAGGTAATTTAGTAAAGGAAAACATTTCTGTTCGTATAGCGCGTTCGGTTGTCTTTCTATTTTTTGCTTTTACTTATTTATATAAAAGCTACAAACTATTTGGATTGCCTAAAAAAGGCAAAATTTATTTAATTCTTAATTCAATTTTTATTGTTTTTGCGTTAGCAAATATTATTTTATTCTTTTTGTTTTTAACTACTAATTGAATTATTATATTTGCTTTTAGCTTGCAAATTTTTATTCTTATTATAATAAATTACTTACAATGATGAATTGAGAACAAAAAGCATGAATCAATTAATTATGAATTTCGTAGATTTTTACTTTTGAAAAATATTAGTTATTTAACAATGCTCTTATTTTTCCTCTTCTTTGCTATTATTTTTGCAGTTTTAGTTTTTAACTATTCAAACGTTACACATGGCAATCCTATTACAACGTGATTGGAAACATTTATTATAGAAGCTGGTTCTTTAAAAAATTCTATTATATTAATATTTATATTAACTTCAATTTTAATTATCATTGGTGTTTGATTTGCACCACAAATCTATTTCTATAAACGTACTATTCAACATATTTATTTAAATAAACAAACTTTTTCATTATTATTAGTTCCTATATTTGCTGTTTTAATTTATCTTATTTATATAGCTATCCAAACCCAATTAAAATTTGAAGTTTTTCTTATTTTCGATAAAATCATAAGCGGAAATTTAATACCACTAATTAGCGCTATTATTGTTTATACATTGTTGTTAACAGTGTTCTTATTAACAAATTTTTCTAAAAAGATAAAGCGTTTTTTTGCTAAAACTCAAATTAGTTTGTTTTTACTTTTTATCACTTTAGGTTTTATAGTAGGTTTTGCTACTACTTTTAAAAATCCAGATAGTAAGCAAGTGATTTGAATTTGAGTTATTTCGATATTCTACTTTTTAGTAAGTTATATTGTCTTTGCCTTTTATCGCTTAGAGGTCAAAACATATGGAAAATACTTAATTAATTTAATGGTTGCTTTATTTTTAATCTTTACCATTATGCAATCAATAAATCTTGACTTATATGTAAGTTCAATTACCAAACTATCTGAGCAAAATAATATTAGATCAAGCTTGGTGTCTAATGTTTATCTTGAAAACTCAAGCAGTTATTTTGTTACTTTGTCAGTTATATCCTTAATTATAAGTTTGACAAAACTAACTTTTGATATTAGCAAAATAAGTTTAGTTTTTAAAGGAAAATCCTCAAAAACTAAGTAA